One genomic region from Rhizomicrobium palustre encodes:
- the ubiT gene encoding ubiquinone anaerobic biosynthesis accessory factor UbiT, which translates to MRGYLPPIVARAAGLLPLLPLEVMARRLMANAMAARPSFAARLGAYTGRTFAVDPVDCPFVFVIRPDEGRTQLSVVRDTAIFDARIAAPLVVLIGMVDGSYDGDALFFSRDLSIEGDTEAVLALRNAIENAELDPSTVLGLPKSLQGPVNRAARQMFTRLRRVLDAPEDNGPNGVYVA; encoded by the coding sequence ATGCGTGGATACCTGCCCCCTATCGTTGCCCGTGCTGCGGGATTGTTGCCGCTATTGCCGCTTGAGGTAATGGCGCGCCGCCTGATGGCCAATGCCATGGCCGCTCGTCCCTCTTTCGCCGCCAGGCTTGGCGCCTATACCGGGCGCACCTTCGCGGTCGATCCGGTGGATTGCCCCTTTGTGTTCGTCATCCGTCCGGACGAGGGCCGTACCCAGCTTTCGGTCGTGCGTGACACGGCCATTTTCGATGCGCGCATTGCGGCGCCGCTGGTGGTGCTGATCGGCATGGTGGATGGCAGCTATGATGGCGATGCCTTGTTCTTTTCGCGCGATCTGTCCATCGAGGGCGATACCGAGGCGGTGCTAGCGCTGCGCAATGCCATCGAGAATGCGGAACTTGATCCTTCCACGGTGCTTGGCCTGCCCAAGAGCCTGCAAGGTCCGGTGAACCGCGCCGCAAGGCAGATGTTCACACGCCTTCGTCGTGTTCTTGATGCGCCGGAAGATAACGGCCCCAACGGGGTGTATGTCGCATGA
- a CDS encoding threonine aldolase family protein, which translates to MKKQQFASDNYAGICPEALAAMAEANSGHARSYGDDEWTSRAADSLRRLFDRDCEVFFVFNGTAANSLALASLCYSYNSVICATAAHVETDECGAPEFFSNGSKILAVPGENGKLTPQSIRAIATGRSDIHFPKPRAVTITQPNELGITYSIEEVQAISAVCRELGLKLHMDGARFANACASLGVSPAEASWKAGVDVLCFGGTKNGMATGEAIIFFDRSLATDFDYRCKQAGQLASKMRFLAAPWVGMIENGAWLKNAEHANACAKRLAARLEGLPYIARVYPVNANSVFLNAPTPILEGLHQRGWHFYTFIGGAARFMFAWDADPAEVDRLADDVIAEVKAFGK; encoded by the coding sequence ATGAAAAAGCAGCAGTTCGCAAGCGACAACTATGCGGGGATCTGCCCCGAAGCTTTGGCTGCCATGGCCGAGGCCAATAGCGGACATGCCCGCTCCTATGGCGATGATGAATGGACCTCCCGCGCAGCAGACAGCCTGCGCCGCCTTTTTGATCGCGATTGCGAGGTGTTTTTCGTCTTCAACGGCACGGCCGCCAACTCCCTGGCGCTCGCCTCGCTATGTTATTCCTACAATAGCGTGATCTGTGCCACCGCCGCCCATGTCGAAACCGATGAATGCGGTGCGCCGGAATTCTTCTCCAACGGCTCCAAAATCCTCGCCGTGCCGGGAGAAAACGGCAAGCTGACGCCCCAATCCATCCGCGCCATCGCGACGGGACGTTCCGATATCCATTTCCCCAAGCCGCGGGCCGTCACCATCACCCAGCCCAACGAGCTTGGCATCACCTACAGCATAGAAGAGGTACAGGCGATCTCGGCCGTTTGCCGCGAGCTGGGCCTAAAACTGCATATGGATGGTGCGCGTTTCGCCAATGCCTGCGCCAGCCTGGGCGTGAGCCCGGCCGAAGCGAGCTGGAAAGCCGGTGTAGATGTGCTCTGCTTTGGCGGCACCAAGAACGGCATGGCGACCGGCGAAGCGATCATCTTCTTCGACCGCTCCCTGGCGACTGACTTTGATTACCGTTGCAAGCAGGCAGGACAGCTCGCCTCCAAGATGCGTTTTCTGGCGGCACCATGGGTCGGCATGATTGAAAATGGCGCCTGGCTGAAAAACGCCGAACACGCCAATGCTTGCGCCAAGCGGCTGGCCGCGCGCCTCGAAGGCCTTCCCTATATCGCCCGGGTTTATCCGGTGAACGCCAATTCGGTCTTCCTGAACGCACCAACGCCGATCCTGGAAGGGCTGCATCAGCGCGGCTGGCATTTCTACACCTTCATCGGTGGCGCGGCCCGCTTCATGTTCGCCTGGGATGCCGATCCCGCAGAGGTTGACCGTCTGGCCGATGACGTGATCGCCGAAGTGAAAGCGTTCGGGAAGTAG
- a CDS encoding LacI family DNA-binding transcriptional regulator, translating into MATIKDVAKRAGVGVGTASRAIAGSGPVSAKAAERVRKAVEELNFRPSHAARVLQNGQSQTIGVFVPLIQGSFYTPILHAIYTNLRATGRHMVVDFGQTLDSERQDSLDGAEFLVDRGCDGLILMATRLKPKDVEKLMALQPKTVLLNRSAPAYADRCFNPDHKTAGAAAARALFEAGHRKLAVIEGPASSADNVARLKGFYAALAEEGIDTDSIPRVSGDFSPESGAAGVRTLLEGRKKFTAIFCANDESAMGALAYLQQSGVRVPDDLSVMGYDGIDLSAFTVPPLTTVLIPWREIAKNALNHLLNLCYGTELEVKRDLEPQILWRGSVSRIKG; encoded by the coding sequence ATGGCGACGATCAAGGATGTGGCAAAGCGAGCTGGTGTCGGGGTTGGCACCGCATCACGCGCCATCGCGGGATCCGGCCCAGTTTCGGCCAAAGCCGCCGAGCGCGTGCGCAAAGCGGTGGAAGAACTCAACTTCCGCCCCTCCCATGCCGCCCGCGTCTTGCAAAACGGCCAATCCCAAACCATCGGGGTTTTTGTGCCGCTGATCCAGGGTTCGTTCTACACCCCGATCCTGCATGCAATTTATACCAATCTGCGCGCCACTGGGCGCCATATGGTGGTTGATTTCGGCCAGACGCTGGACAGCGAGCGCCAAGATTCACTCGATGGCGCCGAGTTCCTGGTGGATCGCGGCTGCGACGGCCTCATCCTGATGGCGACGCGGCTGAAACCAAAAGACGTCGAAAAACTGATGGCGCTGCAGCCCAAAACCGTGCTGCTGAATCGCAGTGCACCGGCCTATGCGGATCGTTGTTTTAATCCCGATCACAAGACCGCCGGTGCCGCCGCGGCTCGCGCCCTGTTCGAGGCAGGGCACAGAAAACTCGCCGTGATCGAAGGCCCGGCCAGCTCTGCCGATAACGTGGCGCGCCTTAAAGGCTTCTATGCTGCGCTGGCCGAGGAAGGGATCGACACAGACAGCATTCCGCGCGTGAGCGGCGACTTCTCGCCGGAGAGCGGCGCTGCGGGGGTGCGGACCCTTCTGGAAGGGCGCAAAAAGTTCACCGCGATCTTCTGCGCCAACGACGAATCCGCCATGGGGGCACTCGCCTATTTGCAGCAATCGGGCGTGCGCGTTCCCGACGATCTGTCGGTGATGGGCTATGATGGCATCGATCTTTCTGCCTTCACCGTGCCGCCACTCACCACCGTTCTGATCCCCTGGCGCGAGATCGCCAAGAACGCCCTTAATCACCTGCTCAATCTCTGTTACGGCACAGAGCTCGAGGTGAAGCGGGATTTGGAGCCGCAGATTTTGTGGCGCGGCTCCGTTTCTCGCATCAAGGGGTGA
- a CDS encoding glycoside hydrolase family 30 protein: MRLLRLAAIAALTFLPSITAALAEGGVSVYLTTPDGTKLLSQEPSLSFSQVDKAGITIDASRRYQEIVGFGAAITDASAYLINRMEPSAREALLKELFGRDGGLGFSFTRLTIGASDFSLQHYSYDDVQAGARDPELTHFSIASAKEDVLPVTRAALAVNPSLKIMASPWSAPGWMKSTDSLIKGALLPEAYPSFAAYLNRYADALAAEGVPLYALTIQNEPHFEPGDYPGMRVTPESRAAFVGGYLGPLLSKTHPEIRILDWDHNWDEPQSPLTMLSDAKAARYVAGVAWHCYNGEPSAQGKVHDAHPDKETYFTECSGGGWSPKWSDALPWMAGSLVESVRYWSKGVLFWNLALDENSGPHKGGCGDCRGVVSINSKTGVISRNLEYYVLGHASRFVAQGATRIESGTAPEGISAVAFRNPDASLVLLTVNRSSVNKTLTVTDGVKSFSYALVAGGVATFVWH; the protein is encoded by the coding sequence ATGCGTTTGCTTCGTCTGGCCGCTATCGCCGCGCTCACCTTCTTACCCTCCATCACCGCAGCCCTCGCGGAGGGCGGCGTATCGGTCTACCTGACGACCCCAGATGGAACGAAGCTGCTTTCGCAGGAGCCCTCCCTTTCTTTCTCACAAGTCGATAAGGCCGGTATCACCATCGATGCCAGCCGCCGTTATCAGGAGATCGTCGGCTTCGGCGCTGCCATCACGGATGCCTCGGCCTATCTGATCAACCGCATGGAACCTTCCGCGCGCGAAGCTCTGCTTAAGGAGTTGTTCGGACGGGACGGTGGCCTGGGCTTCAGCTTCACACGCCTCACGATTGGCGCCTCGGATTTCTCGCTGCAGCACTATTCCTATGATGATGTGCAAGCTGGCGCGCGCGATCCTGAGCTGACCCATTTCTCCATTGCTTCGGCCAAAGAAGATGTGCTGCCGGTAACGCGCGCGGCACTCGCGGTGAATCCTTCTCTCAAGATCATGGCCTCGCCCTGGAGCGCGCCGGGCTGGATGAAATCCACCGACAGCCTCATCAAAGGCGCGCTGTTGCCTGAGGCCTATCCGTCCTTCGCCGCGTATCTGAACCGCTATGCCGATGCGCTCGCCGCCGAAGGCGTGCCGCTTTACGCGCTCACCATCCAGAACGAGCCGCATTTTGAGCCGGGCGATTACCCGGGCATGCGCGTGACGCCAGAGTCGCGTGCGGCCTTTGTTGGTGGCTATCTAGGCCCGTTGTTGTCGAAAACCCATCCTGAAATCCGCATCCTCGATTGGGATCACAATTGGGACGAGCCGCAGTCTCCCCTCACTATGCTTTCTGATGCCAAGGCCGCGCGCTATGTCGCTGGTGTCGCCTGGCACTGCTATAATGGCGAGCCGTCGGCGCAGGGGAAGGTGCATGACGCCCATCCCGACAAGGAAACCTATTTCACCGAATGTTCGGGCGGCGGCTGGTCGCCAAAATGGTCCGATGCTTTGCCCTGGATGGCCGGCTCCTTGGTGGAGTCCGTCCGCTATTGGTCGAAGGGCGTGCTTTTTTGGAACCTTGCCCTGGATGAAAACAGTGGTCCGCATAAAGGTGGTTGCGGCGATTGCCGTGGCGTTGTTTCGATCAATTCCAAGACCGGCGTAATCTCGCGCAATCTTGAATATTATGTGCTCGGCCACGCCAGCCGTTTCGTGGCACAAGGCGCCACACGGATTGAAAGCGGCACCGCGCCGGAAGGTATATCTGCGGTCGCATTTCGCAATCCCGACGCGTCGTTGGTTTTGCTGACCGTCAACCGTAGTTCCGTCAACAAAACCTTGACGGTGACGGATGGCGTGAAAAGCTTCTCTTATGCGCTGGTGGCCGGCGGAGTGGCCACGTTCGTATGGCATTGA
- a CDS encoding TonB-dependent receptor, whose amino-acid sequence MIHSPKARGLRTSVSLLALASAWFAVQPALAQDQSVETVTVSGYRQSLLTSEALKRDSVNLVEAISAMDIGKLPDSSIADSLARLPGLAAQRVDGRSQVIAIRGLSPDFAGTTFNGRDQVSTGDNRGVEFDQYPAEILSGVVVYKTSDPVIVGAGLSGTVDLKSARPLDYSGRQLAFGARGEYSSLGNLTHEVSPFGQRYNLTYIDQFLDKKLGIAFGFAHLDSPFQEKHYKAWWWANTDLWGTPQAGKPADADALEGAELWVRSKDQVRDSFVTTLEFQPNEVWHSTLDVYYSNFNQKEYMHGGMWTADPFTSYSFGGVTSPAIGMSNAATSQYLGNKLVTSGTWQNLRPVVRNDYNTRVDVLHSIGWRNEFNFGKFTTTADVSYSDAKRGETHTELYAGRTAVSSMDFVVPTRPMFPSLKPSVSFADPASVVLFDAQKWGHDGRIDKPTQKDVIEAVRLDGKYQFDGFIDSVELGANYQTRQKSRSYLVYFATQKSPLSQVSSDLLYSPTDLSFGGFGPILTFNTPGVLNKYYNTALNMSDGDWRKDFKVKEKVFTSFAKINYKTSLYGVDLKGSVGGQLIHTDQESSAFNVSGVVQGGPAPTVATKAGKSYWDFLPSINVNADFGDGSILRLVVAKTMARPRMDQLRAAASASVDLTKLQWNGDGGNPRLSPWRADAIDLSFEHYISEGSYFAIAGFYKNLTSYVYNQNISNFNFTGYIDPNGNTDKATSVLGNYSTPANGRGGYVRGVEVSTQLDGNLLSSALDGFGLSSSFSWTDTSIKPDGPGTALNATLPGLSKAVADLTVYYEKDGFSIRVAEKYRSDFRGEISGLFADRVYTRILAEAQTDLQLGYDFQSGSLDGMSIQFQVNNLFNSPYRTVQDPSTGAPSRFPLEYDLYGRQILLGVNYKL is encoded by the coding sequence ATGATCCATTCTCCGAAAGCTCGAGGGCTCCGCACTTCGGTTTCACTTCTCGCACTCGCTTCGGCTTGGTTCGCCGTTCAACCGGCCTTGGCGCAGGATCAGAGCGTCGAAACCGTGACTGTGTCCGGCTATCGCCAGAGCTTGCTGACATCGGAAGCGCTGAAGCGCGATTCCGTCAATCTTGTTGAAGCGATCTCTGCGATGGATATCGGCAAGCTGCCTGATTCATCGATTGCGGATTCGCTCGCGCGTCTGCCGGGTCTTGCCGCCCAGCGTGTCGACGGCCGCAGCCAGGTCATCGCTATCCGCGGTCTGTCGCCGGACTTTGCGGGCACGACCTTCAACGGGCGCGACCAAGTTTCCACAGGCGATAATCGCGGCGTCGAGTTCGACCAATATCCTGCGGAAATTCTTTCCGGCGTGGTGGTCTATAAAACCTCCGATCCAGTGATCGTCGGGGCAGGGCTTTCGGGCACGGTGGATCTGAAATCCGCCCGCCCGCTAGATTATAGTGGCCGTCAGTTGGCGTTCGGTGCGCGCGGTGAATATTCCTCGCTCGGCAATCTGACCCACGAAGTGAGCCCTTTCGGTCAGCGCTATAATCTGACCTATATCGATCAATTCCTGGACAAGAAGCTCGGTATCGCTTTCGGCTTTGCCCATCTGGATTCGCCCTTCCAGGAGAAGCACTATAAGGCCTGGTGGTGGGCCAATACGGATCTGTGGGGCACGCCTCAGGCGGGCAAGCCCGCTGATGCCGATGCGCTTGAAGGCGCTGAGCTCTGGGTCCGCTCGAAGGACCAGGTACGCGATAGCTTCGTGACCACCCTGGAGTTCCAACCCAACGAGGTCTGGCACTCGACGTTGGATGTCTATTACTCGAACTTCAATCAAAAGGAATATATGCATGGCGGCATGTGGACGGCCGATCCGTTCACGTCCTATTCCTTCGGCGGCGTCACGAGCCCAGCCATCGGCATGTCGAATGCGGCGACATCGCAATATCTCGGCAATAAGCTGGTGACCTCGGGCACTTGGCAGAATCTGCGCCCTGTCGTGCGTAACGACTACAACACCCGTGTCGACGTCTTGCATTCGATCGGCTGGCGCAACGAGTTCAATTTCGGCAAGTTCACGACGACAGCGGATGTGAGCTATTCAGACGCCAAGCGTGGTGAAACCCATACCGAGCTTTATGCGGGCCGCACCGCAGTCAGCAGCATGGATTTCGTCGTTCCCACAAGGCCAATGTTCCCCAGCCTGAAACCATCGGTGTCTTTCGCCGATCCGGCCTCTGTCGTGCTGTTTGACGCCCAGAAATGGGGCCATGATGGCCGTATCGACAAGCCGACGCAGAAGGATGTGATCGAGGCGGTTCGCCTCGATGGAAAATATCAATTCGATGGTTTCATCGACAGTGTGGAGTTGGGCGCGAATTACCAGACCCGCCAGAAGAGCCGCTCTTATCTGGTGTATTTTGCTACTCAGAAGTCGCCGCTCTCGCAGGTGTCGTCCGATCTTCTCTATTCTCCTACCGATCTAAGCTTCGGCGGATTTGGCCCAATCCTGACCTTCAATACGCCGGGCGTCTTGAACAAATACTACAACACGGCGCTCAACATGAGCGACGGCGACTGGCGTAAAGACTTCAAGGTCAAGGAGAAGGTGTTCACCTCTTTTGCGAAGATCAACTACAAGACCTCGCTTTACGGTGTCGATCTGAAAGGCAGTGTCGGCGGTCAGTTGATCCATACCGATCAGGAATCCTCGGCCTTCAACGTCTCGGGTGTAGTCCAGGGTGGACCGGCGCCGACGGTGGCCACCAAGGCAGGCAAGAGCTATTGGGATTTCCTGCCCTCGATCAATGTCAATGCTGATTTCGGCGATGGTTCAATCCTGCGCCTTGTTGTGGCCAAGACCATGGCGCGTCCGCGCATGGATCAGCTGCGTGCCGCGGCCAGCGCAAGCGTAGATCTGACGAAGCTGCAGTGGAACGGCGATGGCGGCAATCCTCGCCTCTCGCCCTGGCGCGCCGATGCCATTGACCTTTCCTTTGAGCACTACATCTCGGAGGGGAGCTACTTCGCGATCGCGGGCTTCTACAAGAACCTGACGAGCTACGTGTACAACCAGAATATCAGCAACTTTAACTTCACCGGGTACATCGATCCGAACGGGAACACCGACAAGGCAACCAGCGTGCTCGGCAACTATTCGACCCCGGCCAATGGCCGTGGCGGGTACGTCCGCGGTGTTGAAGTGTCCACCCAACTCGACGGTAATCTCTTGAGCTCCGCGCTGGATGGTTTCGGTCTCAGCTCGTCCTTCTCCTGGACGGATACCTCGATCAAGCCGGATGGGCCCGGCACTGCGCTGAATGCTACCTTGCCTGGTCTTTCCAAGGCGGTTGCGGACTTGACCGTCTATTATGAAAAGGACGGCTTCTCGATCCGCGTGGCCGAGAAATACCGCTCCGATTTCCGCGGCGAGATTTCCGGCCTCTTCGCGGACCGCGTCTATACCCGCATCCTGGCGGAAGCGCAGACCGACCTGCAGCTCGGCTATGACTTCCAGTCCGGTTCGCTGGATGGCATGTCGATCCAGTTCCAGGTCAACAACCTGTTCAACTCGCCCTATCGTACCGTTCAGGATCCCTCCACCGGTGCGCCGTCGCGCTTCCCGTTGGAGTACGACCTCTACGGCCGCCAGATTCTGCTTGGCGTGAATTACAAACTATAA
- a CDS encoding beta-glucosidase family protein produces MMSFTKALRACCCGLALTGPLFSMGALAASEPWRDPNLSPDLRADAVLQQLKPDEKFQLVFGYFGSVKDDVKFMPPADARMGSAGYVPGIARLGIPAQWITDAGMGVATQRESADAYRERTALPSGLAVAASFNPEIAAKGGAMIGREARASGFNVLLAGGVDLIREPRNGRNFEYAGEDPLLAGTIVGASVKGIQSEHVISTVKHWALNAQETGRGIVSSDIEDSAARQSDFLAFQIAIEQGAPGSVMCSYNKVNTVYACENDYLLNQVLKRDFAYPGYVMSDWGAVHSTEASALAGLDQESAGVFDNKLYFDKMLKDAVAAGRVPQARVDDMARRILRSMFAAGAVDHPVGGEAIDFTANRQIAAEAAEEGIVLLKNSRNVLPLAKTAKRIVIIGGHADRGVISGGGSSTVFPAGGNAVPGLGPQGWPGPIVYLPSAPMAAMMARAPMADVKYFDGKDQAAAAKAAAKADVVVVFATQWASEDMDLSLTLADNQDDLIRNVAAANPNTVVVLETGGAVLMPWIDKVSAVVEAWMPGSGGGEAIARVLFGEVDASGRLPVSFPQSLAQLPRQKIDGVGLPKDTPFSVNYSEGAAVGYKWYEKNGQKPLFAFGYGLSYTSFAYSDLKAATVNGKVTVSFTVKNTGARAGKDVPQVYVSAAEFEAPKRLAGFTKVALQAGQATQVTLTLDPRLISTYDSAAKSWKKVAGPLTVSLGASSADIKAKVTVTP; encoded by the coding sequence ATGATGTCTTTCACAAAAGCGCTTCGCGCCTGCTGCTGTGGCCTAGCTCTCACCGGCCCGCTTTTCTCCATGGGCGCTCTGGCCGCCTCTGAACCATGGCGTGATCCAAACCTTTCGCCGGATTTGCGGGCTGATGCGGTGCTGCAGCAGCTAAAGCCGGATGAGAAGTTCCAACTCGTGTTCGGCTATTTCGGCTCCGTGAAAGACGACGTCAAATTCATGCCACCGGCAGACGCACGCATGGGCTCCGCTGGCTATGTCCCGGGCATCGCGCGCCTCGGCATTCCGGCACAGTGGATCACGGATGCGGGGATGGGGGTTGCCACCCAGCGTGAATCTGCTGACGCCTATCGCGAACGCACCGCGCTGCCGTCTGGCCTTGCCGTGGCGGCGAGCTTCAATCCTGAAATTGCGGCGAAGGGCGGCGCCATGATCGGGCGCGAGGCGCGGGCCTCGGGCTTCAATGTTCTGCTTGCGGGCGGTGTCGACCTCATTCGCGAGCCGCGCAACGGGCGCAACTTCGAATATGCTGGTGAAGACCCTTTGCTGGCGGGCACCATCGTTGGGGCATCGGTGAAAGGTATCCAGTCCGAGCATGTCATCTCGACCGTCAAGCATTGGGCGCTCAATGCGCAGGAAACCGGCCGGGGTATCGTCTCCTCCGACATTGAGGATTCCGCCGCGCGTCAATCCGATTTTCTTGCCTTCCAGATCGCCATCGAGCAGGGTGCGCCGGGATCGGTGATGTGTTCCTATAACAAGGTGAACACGGTCTATGCCTGCGAAAACGATTATCTGCTCAATCAGGTCTTGAAGCGGGATTTCGCCTATCCGGGCTATGTCATGTCGGATTGGGGCGCCGTGCATTCGACGGAAGCGTCCGCGCTGGCCGGTCTTGACCAGGAATCGGCAGGCGTCTTCGACAACAAACTCTATTTCGACAAGATGCTGAAGGATGCCGTGGCCGCGGGCCGCGTGCCGCAAGCGCGTGTCGATGATATGGCGCGGCGTATCCTGCGCTCCATGTTCGCGGCGGGTGCGGTGGATCACCCTGTCGGTGGAGAGGCGATCGATTTCACCGCCAACCGTCAGATCGCGGCGGAAGCGGCGGAGGAGGGGATCGTCCTTCTCAAAAATTCGCGCAATGTCCTGCCGCTTGCCAAGACGGCCAAGCGTATTGTCATCATCGGTGGTCATGCGGATCGCGGCGTGATTTCGGGTGGCGGGTCCTCCACCGTTTTTCCGGCGGGAGGCAATGCTGTTCCGGGTCTTGGGCCGCAGGGCTGGCCGGGACCGATCGTCTATCTGCCGAGCGCGCCGATGGCAGCGATGATGGCGCGGGCCCCCATGGCCGATGTGAAGTATTTCGATGGCAAGGATCAAGCTGCTGCCGCCAAGGCCGCTGCCAAGGCTGACGTCGTGGTGGTGTTCGCCACGCAATGGGCTTCGGAGGACATGGACTTGTCCCTGACCCTGGCCGACAATCAGGATGATCTCATCCGCAACGTTGCCGCCGCCAATCCGAATACGGTAGTGGTGCTTGAAACCGGCGGCGCCGTGTTGATGCCGTGGATTGATAAAGTCTCAGCGGTTGTGGAGGCCTGGATGCCGGGCAGCGGCGGTGGTGAAGCCATCGCGCGCGTCTTGTTCGGCGAGGTGGATGCTTCGGGCCGCTTGCCGGTCAGCTTCCCGCAAAGCCTCGCGCAATTGCCGCGCCAGAAGATCGATGGCGTGGGTTTGCCCAAGGATACGCCCTTCTCGGTGAACTACAGCGAAGGCGCCGCGGTCGGCTACAAATGGTATGAGAAGAACGGGCAGAAGCCGCTCTTCGCCTTTGGCTATGGGCTTTCTTATACCAGCTTTGCCTATAGCGATCTCAAAGCCGCGACAGTGAATGGCAAGGTCACGGTCAGCTTTACGGTGAAGAACACCGGCGCGCGCGCGGGCAAGGATGTGCCGCAGGTCTATGTCTCGGCGGCGGAGTTCGAAGCCCCCAAGCGTCTCGCGGGCTTCACCAAAGTTGCCTTGCAGGCGGGGCAGGCCACGCAAGTCACGTTGACGCTCGATCCGCGTCTGATCTCGACCTATGACAGCGCGGCGAAGAGCTGGAAGAAGGTCGCCGGTCCGCTCACGGTATCGCTGGGTGCATCCTCAGCCGATATCAAGGCGAAGGTGACGGTCACCCCTTGA
- a CDS encoding sodium:solute symporter family transporter produces the protein MLTGFDFGVIAIYLAGLLAFGALLSRRKASPNEFFLAAQNASWPAIGLAMMGTNVSPGVLIGVTGSAYAFGISVYNYDWMASVILALFAVVFLPVVLAARVYTMPEFLERRFDWRVRMWFSALSLFLCIFLDAAGALYCGALVLRFLFPALPFIGTIITLAIISVIYSVSGGLRAVLYTQAAQALTVLGTALLLAGFAFDKAGGWHQVMTNVPQEALSLIRPASDPYMPWTGLVFGAPILAFYFWCTNQSIVQRMLAARSVADGQKGALLAGLLKLTTLFVIVMPGIAGRVLYPDLKQADDIYLQLAFGVMPAGLLGLLLAAFLGALMAQLSASYNSAATLVTMDFVKRRWPDISDRKIVSTGRLATIVAMVLSAMWAPQILHFPSLWQYFQAVLAYATPPVVALFLGGLLWRRANANGAIWTTGLGSLIGLTLFVLSATGVWKLPFLVAAVLVFLASCAILGAVSLITPRSSEEAGRAEAMVKSFRATKPRLNGVTVFAAGLIVVTGVVVILFW, from the coding sequence GTGCTGACGGGTTTCGATTTCGGCGTCATAGCCATATATCTGGCAGGGCTTTTGGCCTTTGGGGCCTTACTGTCCCGCCGCAAAGCTTCGCCCAACGAGTTTTTCCTCGCTGCCCAAAACGCCTCCTGGCCCGCCATTGGCCTTGCCATGATGGGCACCAATGTTTCACCAGGCGTGCTGATCGGCGTGACCGGCTCGGCCTATGCGTTCGGCATTTCCGTCTACAATTACGATTGGATGGCGAGCGTCATCCTGGCGTTATTCGCGGTTGTTTTTCTGCCGGTGGTGCTCGCCGCGCGCGTCTATACCATGCCAGAATTCCTGGAGCGGCGCTTTGACTGGCGCGTGCGGATGTGGTTTTCGGCGCTGTCGCTGTTTCTCTGCATCTTTCTCGATGCGGCGGGCGCGCTTTATTGCGGCGCGCTGGTCTTGCGCTTTCTTTTTCCCGCCCTGCCCTTCATCGGCACCATCATCACGCTCGCTATCATTTCCGTGATCTACTCGGTCAGCGGCGGCCTGCGCGCCGTGCTCTACACCCAGGCGGCGCAGGCCCTCACAGTATTGGGCACAGCGCTGCTCTTGGCAGGCTTCGCATTTGACAAAGCGGGCGGCTGGCACCAGGTGATGACAAACGTTCCGCAAGAGGCGCTGTCACTGATCCGCCCCGCCAGCGACCCTTATATGCCGTGGACGGGCCTCGTTTTCGGCGCACCCATTTTGGCTTTCTATTTCTGGTGTACCAACCAATCCATCGTCCAGCGCATGCTGGCGGCACGATCCGTCGCCGATGGCCAGAAGGGAGCGCTGCTCGCGGGGCTTCTCAAACTCACCACACTGTTTGTGATCGTGATGCCGGGCATTGCCGGGCGAGTGCTGTATCCCGATCTGAAACAGGCCGACGACATCTATCTGCAGCTCGCCTTCGGTGTCATGCCCGCAGGGCTTTTGGGCTTACTGTTGGCGGCCTTTCTGGGCGCGCTGATGGCGCAGCTTTCAGCGAGCTATAACAGCGCCGCCACACTCGTCACCATGGACTTTGTTAAGCGCCGCTGGCCGGATATCAGCGACCGGAAAATCGTCTCCACCGGACGCCTCGCTACCATCGTGGCGATGGTCCTTTCAGCCATGTGGGCGCCGCAGATCCTCCATTTTCCCTCGCTCTGGCAGTACTTCCAGGCGGTTCTGGCCTATGCCACGCCGCCGGTGGTGGCGCTTTTTCTGGGCGGGCTCCTATGGCGGCGGGCCAATGCCAACGGCGCCATTTGGACGACGGGGCTCGGCAGCCTCATCGGCTTAACCTTGTTTGTCCTTTCGGCGACCGGTGTTTGGAAACTGCCATTCCTGGTGGCGGCGGTTCTCGTCTTTCTTGCCTCCTGCGCCATCTTGGGCGCGGTGAGCCTTATTACACCCCGATCCAGCGAAGAGGCGGGGCGCGCCGAAGCCATGGTGAAGAGCTTCAGGGCCACCAAGCCACGCCTGAATGGCGTTACAGTTTTCGCCGCGGGGCTGATTGTGGTGACAGGCGTGGTGGTAATCCTGTTCTGGTAA